The following proteins are co-located in the Fructilactobacillus carniphilus genome:
- a CDS encoding DUF1516 family protein codes for MMVIRVGYIIAIITGFIMMTNDWQSHPALTLLKIIIGLLVNSSLEVAFAHKRHHQLSIKSLLTILVLLVGVVAVGLYLTQGRPL; via the coding sequence ATGATGGTCATTCGCGTTGGCTACATAATTGCAATCATCACCGGTTTCATCATGATGACTAACGACTGGCAATCTCACCCAGCTTTAACCCTCTTAAAGATAATTATAGGACTCTTGGTAAATTCTAGTTTAGAAGTTGCCTTTGCTCACAAACGACACCATCAGCTTTCAATCAAGTCGTTGCTTACCATCTTAGTCTTATTAGTTGGAGTGGTTGCGGTTGGACTCTATTTAACCCAAGGACGACCGCTATAA
- a CDS encoding potassium channel family protein: MQLTKISLLKSYELIIIGLALISIILMGLNYLGMINLNAYPYNVIDNLILFIFTCDYFGGLWLSNNKWHYFKTHLFDLIAIIPFGYLTTFKIFRVTRLGKLFHVFRLVGILGKLNGKVTRFLRTNNFIFLLTICVIIILISSAIFSVAEHKTTEQSIWWAIATTTTVGYGDIFPHTRIGKLLAIILMLVGIGFVGMLTSTITTFFAHEHSYLSKADEIKKFFRLYQIGAISFTEYQQEKQKILKR, translated from the coding sequence GTGCAATTAACCAAAATCAGCTTACTCAAAAGCTATGAACTCATTATCATTGGATTAGCTCTGATTTCAATCATATTAATGGGTCTTAATTATTTAGGCATGATTAATTTGAATGCTTATCCCTATAACGTCATCGATAATTTAATCTTATTTATTTTTACTTGTGACTATTTTGGTGGCTTATGGCTTAGTAACAATAAATGGCACTACTTTAAAACCCATCTTTTTGATTTAATTGCCATTATTCCCTTTGGATATCTTACAACTTTTAAAATATTTAGGGTTACTCGTTTGGGCAAACTTTTTCATGTATTTCGACTGGTAGGGATTTTAGGAAAATTAAACGGAAAAGTAACCCGCTTTCTGCGTACTAATAATTTTATTTTTTTACTAACAATTTGTGTGATAATTATTTTAATTAGTTCCGCAATTTTTTCAGTTGCAGAACATAAGACCACCGAGCAATCCATCTGGTGGGCAATTGCTACCACAACGACGGTTGGTTATGGTGACATTTTCCCTCATACTCGCATCGGTAAATTACTTGCCATCATTTTAATGCTTGTCGGAATTGGTTTTGTGGGAATGTTAACTAGTACCATCACGACCTTCTTTGCTCACGAGCATAGTTACTTATCCAAGGCAGATGAAATCAAAAAATTTTTCCGTTTGTATCAAATTGGCGCCATTTCATTCACGGAGTATCAACAGGAAAAACAGAAAATTTTAAAACGTTAA
- a CDS encoding adenine phosphoribosyltransferase encodes MTLDLKDYVASYPDFPEPGILFRDISPLLENGDAYRQATNQIVDYAKKLNVDMVVGPEARGFIVGCPVAYDLNIGFAPARKKGKLPGHTVKATYGLEYGESSLYLHDDAIKPGQRVLITDDLLATGGTIAATIQLVEDLGGVVAGTAFFVELMDLKGRDKIKDYDILSLMQY; translated from the coding sequence ATGACATTAGATTTAAAAGATTATGTAGCGAGTTATCCGGATTTTCCCGAACCGGGGATTTTATTTCGCGATATTTCGCCCTTATTAGAAAATGGGGATGCCTATCGGCAAGCAACCAATCAAATCGTTGACTATGCTAAAAAATTAAACGTGGACATGGTGGTCGGACCAGAAGCCCGCGGGTTCATTGTCGGCTGTCCTGTTGCTTACGATTTAAACATTGGTTTTGCACCGGCCCGGAAGAAGGGGAAACTCCCCGGGCACACGGTTAAGGCTACCTACGGGTTGGAATACGGTGAATCTTCTTTATATTTACACGATGATGCCATCAAGCCAGGCCAACGAGTATTAATAACAGATGATTTACTGGCCACTGGTGGAACCATTGCAGCGACGATTCAACTGGTGGAGGATCTTGGGGGCGTCGTGGCCGGGACGGCTTTCTTTGTGGAGCTGATGGATCTCAAGGGTCGCGATAAAATTAAGGATTATGATATTTTAAGTTTAATGCAGTATTAA